A region from the Mercenaria mercenaria strain notata chromosome 7, MADL_Memer_1, whole genome shotgun sequence genome encodes:
- the LOC128558227 gene encoding uncharacterized protein LOC128558227, whose translation MNLQKHIAQRNAQKNVIDYYLARIEDAKSAENISLIDFNGIFEKLALKVKQMEEMNEKIANLTDSEEINEEIIQTEKYMLDLDLKMRHLSDFRDKQIRTDVQQPQFFPTDGQSTLHVESQQTFSSEFSQSTTDRSSQSTSGFQQAQLNVNAHPFVSQNVSNNSFQFHRLPKLSLPKFNGDILKWQGFWDSFESTIHLNTNLTDVQKFTYLQSQLEGVAARTIDGFALTNSNYLRAISLLRERFGQQHKIVHTTMQALIQLPAPLNTLSSLQAFHDKMETYIRGLESMGQNQESTEAC comes from the coding sequence ATGAATTTACAGAAACATATAGCACAGAGAAATGCTCAGAAGAATGTTATAGACTATTATTTAGCGAGAATAGAAGACGCCAAAAGCGCCGAGAACATTTCACTGATCGATTTCAACGGAATATTTGAAAAACTCGCGTTAAAAGTGAAACAAATGGAAGAAATGAACGAGAAGATTGCAAATCTTACGGACAGCGAAGAAATTAACGAAGAAATTATACAAACCGAAAAGTATATGTTGGACTTAGACCTTAAAATGAGACACCTTAGTGACTTTAGAGATAAACAGATTCGTACAGATGTACAACAACCGCAGTTTTTCCCCACTGATGGTCAGTCAACTCTTCATGTGGAGTCGCAGCAGACATTTTCCTCTGAATTTTCGCAGTCCACAACTGACAGATCGTCACAGAGCACTTCCGGTTTTCAACAAGCACAGTTGAATGTAAATGCACATCCTTTCGTCAGTCAGAATGTAAGTAAcaattcatttcaatttcataGACTGCCAAAGTTGTCTCTACCAAAATTTAACGGTGATATTCTTAAATGGCAAGGTTTCTGGGATTCCTTTGAATCAACCATTCACCTGAATACCAATCTCACAGACGTACAGAAGTTTACATATTTACAGTCTCAGCTAGAGGGCGTTGCAGCACGTACTATAGACGGTTTTGCCTTAACAAATTCCAATTATTTGAGAGCCATTAGTTTACTTAGAGAGAGGTTCGGACAACAGCATAAGATTGTACATACCACCATGCAGGCCTTGATACAACTACCGGCGCCATTGAACACGCTTAGCAGTTTACAAGCGTTCCATGACAAAATGGAAACGTACATTCGAGGGTTAGAATCAATGGGGCAGAATCAAGAAAGTACGGAAGCCTGTTAG
- the LOC123562060 gene encoding uncharacterized protein LOC123562060 produces MFRMYSHQKPETAVLHSSTQETSHGVLLKTAISKVTSGNITRDTHILFDEGAQKSFITETLAQELQLSTSGTETLHLATFGNQEQQLKHVDSATVYLITNQKKRIPINVLIVPTISVPISTSLHNTASHLPYLRGLNLAHPVSGDEVFTISLLIGADHYWDVIEDHIIRGCGPTAVKSKIGYLLSGPVNAYCNNTTSKMNHIFNVMTTRARDENAIERFWSLESIGITPCKDEHEKTDYLVQYQQTSIEFTDDKYTAALPWKLDHDPLPTNYNITKKRTESTIRRLSQEPDMLKKYGEIISEQERRGFIEKINDVAQTSNAVHYIPHHPVRKESSTTPIRIVYDCSCKQSSSQPSLNDCLESTAPVLNELTSILMRFRLKKYAVTTDIEKAFLHVGLQEKDRDVTRFLWLTDPSDPKSQLCTYRFKAVLFGATCSPFILNATILKHLELNKTNKAAEIIKRDLYVDNILSSFEEKRDLLTYFRDARDLMKCASMNLRSWSSNNSELKAIATREGVIDRDEVTRY; encoded by the coding sequence ATGTTCCGGATGTACAGCCATCAAAAACCGGAAACGGCAGTTCTACATTCATCTACCCAAGAAACTTCCCATGGTGTTTTACTGAAAACAGCCATTAGCAAGGTGACTTCCGGTAACATAACAAGGGATACTCATATCCTGTTTGACGAAGGAGCACAGAAGTCATTTATCACCGAGACGCTAGCACAAGAATTGCAACTATCCACATCCGGTACAGAAACCTTACACTTAGCAACGTTTGGTAACCAAGAACAACAACTAAAACATGTTGATTCCGCAACGGTGTACCTCATTACAAACCAGAAAAAGAGAATACCGATCAATGTATTAATAGTGCCTACTATATCAGTACCTATTAGTACCAGTCTACACAACACAGCGTCCCATTTACCTTACCTGAGAGGACTGAACCTGGCACATCCGGTTAGCGGCGATGAGGTATTTACAATTTCTCTGCTGATAGGAGCTGACCATTACTGGGACGTCATTGAAGATCATATTATACGCGGATGTGGACCAACTGCAGTGAAGTCCAAGATCGGATATCTTTTGTCGGGACCTGTGAATGCATACTGCAACAATACTACTAGTAAGATGAACCACATATTTAACGTTATGACCACACGTGCACGAGATGAAAACGCTATAGAACGTTTCTGGTCGCTCGAGAGCATAGGTATCACTCCGTGCAAAGACGAGCATGAGAAGACGGATTACTTGGTGCAGTATCAGCAGACGTCAATTGAATTTACAGACGATAAGTACACTGCAGCCCTTCCATGGAAATTAGACCACGACCCACTTCCAACAAATTACAACATCACAAAGAAAAGAACTGAGAGCACGATTCGCAGACTTAGCCAGGAACCTGATATGCTAAAGAAATATGGTGAAATTATATCAGAGCAAGAGAGACGGGGATTTATAGAAAAGATTAACGATGTTGCACAAACTTCAAATGCAGTCCACTATATTCCCCACCACCCTGTGCGAAAGGAATCATCTACCACTCCTATTCGTATCGTGTATGACTGTAGTTGTAAACAGTCATCTAGTCAACCTAGCCTGAACGACTGCCTGGAGTCTACAGCACCTGTGCTGAATGAATTAACGTCTATATTGATGCGATTTCGATTGAAAAAGTACGCTGTAACCACTGACATAGAAAAAGCTTTCCTACATGTGGGACTACAAGAAAAAGACAGGGATGTTACCCGGTTTTTGTGGCTCACTGATCCTAGTGATCCTAAATCTCAACTTTGCACATACCGATTCAAAGCAGTGTTGTTCGGCGCGACGTGCTCACCGTTCATTCTTAACGCCACTATTCTCAAACACCTGGaattgaacaaaacaaacaaagcagcCGAGATTATAAAGAGAGATTTATATGTTGACAATATACTCtctagttttgaagaaaaaagagaTCTACTCACCTATTTCCGTGATGCACGTGATCTGATGAAATGTGCCAGTATGAACTTAAGATCGTGGTCTTCTAACAACTCCGAACTAAAAGCTATCGCCACACGAGAAGGAGTCATAGATAGAGATGAAGTAACAAGGTACTAG